The following are encoded in a window of Catharus ustulatus isolate bCatUst1 chromosome 12, bCatUst1.pri.v2, whole genome shotgun sequence genomic DNA:
- the POLG gene encoding DNA polymerase subunit gamma-1: MRRVSWMRPVRGCSPQPRRCPSSSSASRPLPQEPSPEPSPEPSPEPAAGQRRMNPLNIQMLSRSLHEQIFRGAQVRYSAEKVQQSVQHLQRHDLWGKETSTLPDVHLQLPRMYGDNIDEHFRLLAQKQSLPYLEAANELLRCELPPLPEQWAWKLGWTRYGPHGQAEPVEFPEERALVLDVEVCVADGHCPTLAVAVSPHAWYSWCSRRLLEQRYSWSSHLTLADLIPMESPAGASCASKQDWTERVVVGHNVAFDRAFIKEQYLIQGSKMRFLDTMSMHMAISGLTGFQRSLWMAAKHGKRKGLQQVKEHMKRTRSKAEGPAITSWDWVHVSSINNLADVHALYVGGEPLEKEAREIFVKGTMADIRSDFQDLMTYCARDVQATHEVFQEQLPLFMQRCPHPVTFAGMLEMGVSYLPVNGNWKKYLDDAQGIYEELQKEMKKSLMNLANDACQLLHEHRYKDDPWLWDLEWDTQEFKQKKNPGKKKKKGQDGNSQVSPAAMNAEESAQKWQEDPGPPSEEEEQKVSASQLCLERLKETVTLQPKRLQHLPGHPGWYRKLCPRLEEEGWVPGPSLISLQMRVTPKLMRLAWDGFPLHYSEKHGWGYLVPGRQDNLPAAVTETDGPSCPHRVIENLYRQHCLEKGKEQPVRLEAAVEDELVMDSSTMWQKMEELSRIEVDPEEKMSKADKSLVQEEMEELKCAERNQPSFHHGNGPYNDVNIPGCWFFKLPHKDGNDNNVGSPFAKDFLPQMEDGTLRAAVGRTHGTRALEINKMISFWRNAHKRISSQMVVWLKKGELPRVVTKHPDYNEEDDYGAILPQVVTAGTVTRRAVEPTWLTASNARADRVGSELKAMVQVPPGYSLVGADVDSQELWIAAVLGEAQFAGMHGCTAFGWMTLQGKKSNATDLHSKTAATVGISREHAKVFNYGRIYGAGLPFAERLLMQFNHRLTQQQAREKAQQMYAVTKGIRRFHLSEEGEWLVTKLDLAVDRAEDGSVSGQDVQRLQRETMKKSRQRKKWNLVEQRVWAGGTESEMFNKLESIALSPSPQTPVLGCHISRALEPAVVQGEFVTSRVNWVVQSSAVDYLHLMLVAMKWLFEEFDIKGRFCISIHDEVRYLVQHQDRYRAALALQITNLLTRCMFAYKLGLQDLPQSVAFFSAVDIDQCLRKEVTMNCVTPSNPMGMEKYGIPQGEALDIYQIIEITKGSLEKQ; the protein is encoded by the exons ATGAGACGCGTGTCCTGGATGCGCCCggtgaggggctgcagcccccagccccggcgATGCCCATCCAGCTCCTCGGCCAGCCGCCCGCTGCCGCAGGAGCCCAGCCCGGAGCCCAGCCCGGAGCCCAGCCCGGAGCCAGCCGCGGGCCAGCGGCGCATGAACCCCCTCAACATCCAGATGCTCTCCAGGAGCCTCCACGAGCAGATCTTCCGCGGAGCCCAGGTGCGCTACTCGGCGGAGAAGGTGCAGCAGAGCGTGCAGCACCTGCAGCGCCACGACCTGTGGGGCAAGGAGACCTCCACGCTGCCCGACGtgcacctgcagctgccccGCATGTACGGGGACAACATCGACGAGCACTTTCGGCTGCTGGCGCAGAAGCAGAGCTTGCCCTACCTGGAGGCGGCCAACGAGCTGCTGCGCTGCGAGCTGCCCCCGCTGCCTGAGCAGTGGGCGTGGAAGCTGGGCTGGACCCGCTACGGCCCCCACGGGCAAGCGGAGCCTGTTGAGTTCCCCGAGGAGCGGGCGCTGGTGCTGGATGTGGAGGTGTGCGTGGCCGATGGCCACTGCCCGACGCTGGCCGTGGCGGTGTCCCCGCACGCCTG GTACTCGTGGTGCAGCAGGCGGCTGCTGGAGCAGCGTTACTCCTGGTCCAGCCACCTCACCCTGGCTGACCTCATTCCCATGGAGAGCCCAGcaggtgccagctgtgccagcaaaCAGGACTGGACGGAGAGAGTGGTGGTGGGACACAACGTGGCCTTTGACCGGGCGTTCATCAAGGAGCAGTACCTTATCCAG GGCTCCAAGATGCGTTTCCTGGACACCATGAGCATGCACATGGCCATCTCTGGGCTGACTGGCTTCCAGCGCAGCCTCTGGATGGCTGCCAAGCACGGCAAGaggaaggggctgcagcaggtcAAGGAGCACATGAAGAGAACACGCAGCAAGGCAGAGGGGCCGGCG ATCACCTCGTGGGACTGGGTGCACGTCAGCAGCATCAACAACCTGGCTGATGTGCACGCGCTCTACGTCGGGGGGGAGCCGCTGGAGAAGGAGGCACGGGAGATCTTTGTGAAGGGCACCATGGCTGACATCAGGAGTGACTTCCAG gaccTGATGACATACTGTGCCCGTGATGTCCAGGCCACACACGAGGTGTTTCAAGAGCAGCTGCCACTGTTTATGCAGAG GTGCCCCCACCCTGTCACAtttgcagggatgctggagaTGGGAGTGTCTTACCTGCCGGTCAATGGGAACTGGAAGAAGTACCTGGATGATGCTCAGGGTATTTacgaggagctgcagaaggagatGAAGAAGTCCCTGATGAACCTGGCCAACGAtgcctgccagctgctgcacgAGCACAG GTACAAGGATGACCCTTGGCTCTGGGATCTCGAATGGGACACACAGGAGTTTAAGCAAAAGAAGAAtccagggaagaagaagaagaaaggccAGGATGGCAACAGCCAAGTCTCCCCAGCAGCAATGAATGCAGAAGAGTCAGCACAGAAGTGGCAGGAGG ACCCTGGTCCCCccagtgaggaagaggagcagaaagtCTCAGCGAGCCAGCTCTGTCTGGAGCGCCTGAAGGAGACAGTCACGCTGCAACCCAAGAGACTCCAGCACCTGCCAGGCCACCCAGG ctggtACCGCAAGCTGTGCCCAcggctggaggaggaggggtgGGTGCCTGGCCCCAGCCTCATCAGCCTGCAGATGAGGGTGACCCCGAAGCTGATGCGCCTGGCCTGGGACGGCTTCCCCCTCCATTACTCAGAAAAACATGGCTGGGGGTACCTGGTGCCAGGACGGCAGGACAATTTGCCAGCAGCTGTTACAGAGACTGATGGCCCCTCCTGCCCACACAG GGTGATTGAAAACCTGtacaggcagcactgcctggagaaGGGCAAGGAGCAGCCCGtgaggctggaggcagctgtaGAGGACGAGCTGGTGATGGACAGCAGCACGATGTGGCAGAAG atGGAGGAACTGAGCCGGATTGAGGTGGAtccagaggagaaaatgagCAAAGCAGACAAGAGCCTGGTGCAG GAGGAGATGGAAGAGCTGAAGTGTGCAGAGAGGAACCAGCCCTCATTCCACCATGGCAATGGTCCCTACAATGATGTCAACATCCCTGGGTGCTGGTTCTTCAAGCTGCCTCACAAG GATGGGAATGATAACAACGTGGGAAGCCCTTTTGCCAAGGATTTCCTGCCCCAGATGGAGGACGGCACCCTGCGGGCTGCTGTGGGCCGCACCCATGGGACAAGAGCCCTGGAGATTAACAAAATGATCTCGTTTTGGAGGAATGCTCACAAGCGGATCAG TTCCCAGATGGTGGTGTGGCTGAAGAAGGGGGAGCTGCCTCGTGTGGTGACCAA GCATCCTGACTATAACGAGGAGGACGATTACGGAGCCATCCTGCCGCAGGTGGTGACTGCAGGCACTGTCACCCGGCGGGCAGTGGAGCCCACCTGGCTGACAGCCAGCAACGCCCGG GCTGACCGGGTGGGCAGTGAGCTGAAAGCCATGGTCCAGGTGCCACCTGGCTACTCCCTGGTGGGAGCAGACGTGgattcccaggagctgtggatCGCTGCTGTGCTCGGCGAGGCGCAGTTCGCTGGCATGCACG GCTGCACAGCTTTTGGCTGGATGACTCTGCAGGGCAAGAAGAGCAACGCCACGGACCTGCACAGCAAGACAGCTGCCACCGTGGGCATCAGCCGGGAGCACGCCAAGGTCTTCAACTACGGGCGCATCTACGGGGCGGGGCTGCCCTTCGCCGAGCGGCTGCTGATGCAGTTCAACCACCGGCTCACGCAGCAGCAGGCGCGGGAGAAGGCCCAGCAGATGTACGCCGTCACCAAGGGCATCCGCAG GTTTCATCTCTCTGAGGAGGGCGAGTGGCTGGTGACGAAGCTGGACCTGGCTGTGGACAGGGCGGAGGATGGATCGGTGTCGGGCCAGGACGTCCAGCGGCTCCAGAGAGAAACCATGAAAAA gTCCCGGCAGAGGAAGAAGTGGAATTTGGTGGAGCAGAGAGTGTGGGCTGGAGGCACTGAGTCCGAGATGTTCAACAAGCTGGAAAGCATTGCCttgtccccctccccacagaccccagtgctgggctgtcaCATCAGCAGGGCCCTGGAGCCTGCCGTGGTCCAGGGGGAG TTTGTGACCAGCAGAGTGAACTGGGTggtgcagagctcagctgttGACTACCTGCACCTCATGTTGGTTGCCATGAAATGGCTGTTTGAGGAGTTTGACATCAAAGGGCGCTTCTGCATCAGCATCCACGACGAGGTGCGGTACCTGGTCCAGCACCAGGATCGCTAccgggcagccctggccctgcagatCACCAACCTCCTCACAAG GTGCATGTTTGCCTACAAACTGGGCCTCCAGGATCTGCCACAGTCAGTGGCTTTCTTCAGTGCAGTGGATATTGACCAGTGCTTAAGGAAAGAGGTGACCATGAACTGTGTGACGCCATCAAATCCCATGGGGATGGAGAAGTACGGCATTCCTCAAG GGGAAGCACTGGATATATATCAGATAATTGAAATAACCAAAGGCTCGCTGGAGAAGCAATGA